The following coding sequences are from one Daphnia pulex isolate KAP4 chromosome 11, ASM2113471v1 window:
- the LOC124207505 gene encoding heme oxygenase-like has product MAVEGKLEFTKQMRKATREIHDISDALVNAKLGIAMSDNSIWAEGLLCFYEIFKYLEEALDRLNHTLLSELDIKGMRRTKAFEEDLHFYYGRQWFENDYQPSTAVTAYIDYLTSIERDNPNMLAAYIYHLFMGLFSGGQILRKKRSLEASLKFQTPPANNSNQQGESVTDFGEIPIFKLKKQMVDAMEHIAEQLGEEDRWKLIEESKNVFRMNNKVIRTINTNKIVLKKFCNFALIVVPAAAAIYFGYKMISNINNNQ; this is encoded by the exons ATGGCAGTTGAGGGAAAACTCGAGTTTACGAAACAAATGAGAAAAGCAACGAGGGAAATCCACGATATTAGTGATGCACTTGTCAATGCTAAACTCGGAATAG CTATGAGTGACAACTCGATCTGGGCGGAGGGATTACTTTGCTTCTATGAAATCTTCAAGTATCTTGAGGAGGCCCTTGATCGGCTGAACCACACCCTGCTGAGCGAACTTGATATCAAAGGTATGAGGAGGACCAAAGCCTTTGAAGAAGATCTGCATTTCTATTATGGAAGACAGTGGTTTGAAAACGATTACCAACCCAGTACTGCAGTCACTGCCTACATTGATTACCTCACGTCCATTGAGAGGGATAATCCCAACATGTTAGCTGCCTACATTTACCATTTATTTATGGGCCTTTTTTCTGGAGGACAAATCCTACGCAAGAAGCGATCTCTCGAAGCTAGTCTGAAATTCCAAACACCTCCTGCCAACAACAGTAACCAACAGGGTGAATCGGTCACCGATTTTGGTGAAATTCCTATTTTTAAACTGAAGAAACAAATGGTCGACGCCATGGAACATATCGCGGAGCAGCTTGGAGAAGAAGACAGGTGGAAATTAATCGAAGAGAGTAAAAACGTCTTCCGGATGAACAACAAGGTGATACGAACAATCAACACCAACAAgatagttttgaaaaaattctgcAACTTTGCTTTGATAGTTGTCCCTGCAGCTGCGGCTATCTATTTCGGCTATAAAATGATTAgcaatattaataataatcagtAG
- the LOC124207499 gene encoding WD40 repeat-containing protein HOS15-like, producing the protein MATVTNLLDKDVFRYVEISLTNGPVVRSSNFHPIEPVVACGFIGEIALLKGTSHSTISTWKGEHRFYCESPALFLKWNTSGTKLAAASSDGTVVIWNYPSGVKRLLFQGRPNHPIIVWNPFNCNVFASFYKSADYKMVLICDTSDDSTDSYELESNQNVSCVEWISRNQLICGYDRGTAEIHEIKLSDKSTSKLIKKLVVSARVSHSSDPYSLSDGGMGYKVSNTVWNEELKLLATSSKDSWIKIWSLEKEDPIRMIESSSSCCQLVWSPTKLPSSGIGSVERAMEKPFLVGGLENGSILVWSPTEKEIQPSLFFDGHSQKLCQILFSPNGRYLASTDYEGQLVIWSTENWEMIYTLSPSGFHHRCSMSWDSASCKLAISERSGQKELRIIEYVTAENHCATCKNISPNLKLCTRCRTVSYCGKECQRSDWSNHKTVCHKK; encoded by the exons ATGGCCACGGTTACAAATTTACTGGACAAAG ATGTATTCAGATATGTTGAGATTTCGCTAACAAACGGACCAGTTGTGAGAAGTTCAAATTTCCACCCAATCGAGCCCGTTGTAGCCTGTGGGTTTATTGGAGAAATCGCACTGCTCAAGGGAACAAGTCATTCCACCATTTCAACTTGGAAAGGCGAACATCGATTTTATTGTGAAAGTCCGGCGctgtttttaaaatggaat ACGAGCGGGACAAAACTAGCAGCTGCATCCTCTGACGGCACTGTCGTTATTTGGAATTATCCAAGTGGCGTGAAACGACTTTTATTTCAAGGCCGTCCAAATCACCCAATTATCGTTTGGAACCCATTCAACTGTAATGTATTTGCCAGTTTCTACAAATCG GCTGACTACAAAATGGTTTTGATTTGCGATACATCCGACGACTCTACTGACTCCTATGAGCTCGAATCGAATCAAAATGTTTCGTGTGTTGAATGGATTTCACGCAACCAACTCATTTGCGGCTATGATAGGGGAACGGCGGAAATTCACGAAATAAAACTAAGCGATAAGTCAACCAGCAAATTAATCAAGAAACTTGTTGTGAGTGCACGAGTCTCGCACTCGTCCGACCCATACAGTTTGTCAGATGGAGGTATGGGTTATAAGGTTTCGAATACCGTCTGGAACGAAGAATTAAAACTGTTGGCCACCAGTTCAAAAGACAGTTGGATCAAG ATTTGGTCATTGGAAAAAGAGGATCCCATACGTATGATAGAATCCAGTTCTTCTTGTTGCCAATTGGTTTGGAGTCCAACGAAACTCCCATCCAGCGGAATCGGGAGCGTGGAAAGAGCGATGGAAAAACCATTTTTAGTTGG ggGGTTAGAGAACGGATCTATTTTAGTTTGGTCGCCAACGGAAAAGGAAATACAAccaagtttgtttttcgatGGACATTCCCAAAAACTGTGTCAAATCTTATTTTCGCCTAACGGACGCTATCTCGCATCGACCGACTATGAAGGACAATTGGTTATCTGGTCCACCGAG AATTGGGAGATGATCTACACTTTATCACCGTCAGGGTTTCACCACCGGTGCTCAATGTCTTGGGACTCGGCCAGTTGCAAGTTGGCCATTTCAGAGAGATCTGGACAGAAAGAG TTAAGAATTATTGAATACGTCACTGCTGAAAACCACTGTGCTACCTGTAAGAATATCTCACCAAATCTGAAGCTGTGCACACGCTGCAGAACAGTCTCATATTGTGGCAAGGAATGCCAACGTTCGGACTGGTCAAATCATAAAACTGTTTGCcacaaaaagtaa
- the LOC124207504 gene encoding syntaxin-18-like: protein MMDITSLFKASIKTVRTRNKALGLNNKPEDPNRIFPRPSKDLSKFQTKAKEIVSNVAKLKEFLTENRKAYLDTSVQLFNQVPKLSQADRAEFDHTTQLIIKTSNQYLQELKRENASQTHANAQTKEHRTIVISIIEQYFKSVCKTYSELKELYSKRQHELNKVTKLEGDGMASFRKSSLGYESPTDSPRVYSSYDDDDKKADEENVNFTVAEVQLFEKENSLLFNELNSLTEEVNQISGRVVKIAELQQVLTEKVLDQEKDIERIATTTVSATENIREGNEQLRQALQSNSGFRIAIIFFILVLFFSILFLDWYND from the exons ATGATGGATATCACGTCCCTGTTTAAGGCCTCCATCAAGACGGTCCGGACACGCAATAAAGCTCTGGGATTAAATAACAAACCCGAAGACCCAA aTCGTATTTTCCCACGACCATCCAAAGATCTTTCCAAATTCCAAACGAAAGCCAAAGAGATTGTCTCAAATGTGGCCAAGTTGAAGGAGTTCTTGACGGAGAATCGAAAGGCATATCTGGATACAAGTGTTCAACTATTCAACCAGGTCCCCAAGTTAAGTCAAGCTGATCGAGCAGAGTTTGACCATACCACCCAACTCATCATCAAAACAAGTAACCAATATTTGCAAGAACTAAAACGAGAAAATGCATCTCAGACTCATGCCAACGCCCAGACAAAGGAACACCGCACCATTGTGATCAGCATTATAGAGCAATACTTTAAATCTGTATGCAAAACTTACAGCGAGCTGAAGGAGTTGTACTCCAAGCGCCAGCATGAGCTCAACAAAGTCACCAAACTTGAAGGAGATGGAATGGCCAGTTTCCGAAAATCCAGCCTGGGATACGAGAGTCCCACCGACAGTCCCAGGGTCTACTCCAGttacgacgacgatgacaaGAAAGCCGACGAGGAGAACGTGAACTTTACCGTAGCCGAAGTTCAACTGTTTGAAAAGGAGAATTCCCTCTTGTTTAACGAATTAAATAGTTTAACGGAAGAAGTCAACCAGATTTCAGGGCGTGTCGTCAAGATTGCCGAACTGCAGCAAGTTTTGACAGAAAAAGTCCTGGATCAGGAAAAAGATATTGAACGAATCGCCACTACCACCGTCTCGGCTACTGAAAATATTCGTGAGGGCAACGAACAACTACGACAAGCACTGCAAAGCAACTCTGGTTTTCGAATTgccatcatcttttttattcttgttctaTTCTTCTCCATACTTTTCCTCGATTGGTACAATGATTAA
- the LOC124207506 gene encoding ubiquitin-conjugating enzyme E2 R2-like — MAAQPSSSAVRALALEYKTIQDEPVEGFRIKLTNDDILFDWEVAIFGPPETLYQGGYFKAQLKFPPDYPYSPPSMRFVTKVWHPNVYENGDLCISILHPPVDDPQSGELPCERWNPTQNVRTILLSVISLFNEPNTSSPANVDASVMYRRWKDSKGKDAEYANIIKKQVAGSRAEAEKDNVVVPMTIEDYCIKSKPPVTESLDMNDFYDDCYDIDDEDSDYVEDDEADGADDSGNENA, encoded by the exons ATGGCTGCCCAGCCCAGTAGTAGTGCTGTCAGGGCCCTGGCCTTGGAGTACAAAACTATTCAAGATGAGCCTGTTGAAGGATTCAGAATTAAATTGACAAACGACGATATACTTTTCGATTGGGAAGTCGCCATTTTTGGCCCACCAGAAACTCTGTATCAAGGAGGATATTTTAAG GCTCAGCTCAAGTTCCCACCTGATTATCCCTACTCGCCCCCCTCTATGAGATTTGTTACCAAAGTCTGGCACCCAAATGTGTATGAG AATGGAGATTTGTGCATTTCAATCCTTCACCCACCAGTGGATGACCCTCAAAGCGGAGAGCTGCCTTGCGAGAGGTGGAATCCTACCCAGAACGTCAG AACAATATTGCTCTCGGTGATATCTCTGTTTAACGAGCCCAACACATCCAGCCCAGCCAACGTCGATGCCTCGGTCATGTATCGCAGATGGAAGGATTCGAAAGGCAAAGATGCCGAGTACGCCAATATCATCAAGAAGCAG GTTGCTGGTTCCCGAGCAGAGGCGGAGAAGGACAATGTGGTGGTCCCGATGACCATAGAGGATTACTGCATCAAGTCCAAGCCTCcag TGACGGAATCTTTGGACATGAACGACTTTTACGACGACTGCTATGATATTGATGATGAGGATTCCGACTACGTCGAGGACGACGAGGCCGATGGAGCTGATGACAGCGGAAACGAGAATGCTTAA